The following are encoded together in the Theileria orientalis strain Shintoku DNA, chromosome 1, complete genome genome:
- a CDS encoding uncharacterized protein (RNA recognition motif, RNP-1 domain containing protein), whose product MITFLSSVILLGCAISLNCRTFVIKSTHENSRAGHIFPLGIQFKTQYGKRPHGTSAIKKYGASYVQELTQERCRLAKNRVLKDPRMLFVRNVDIEITPDALDNFFHYIYGPLTSKTRLFMDEITGRHKGFGYVTFSTPNIATRALLTLNGTRLGDKQVFFSDVLFELAKRKPGTEKKIKRSKRRKGIDHYRTPFIPLK is encoded by the exons ATGATTACTTTTCTATCCAGTGTGATTCTACTGGGATGTGCAATATCATTAAACTGTAGAACATTTGTAATCAAGAGCACACACGAG aatTCCAGGGCTGGACACATATTTCCCCTCGGAATACAGTTCAAGACTCAGTACGGCAAAAGGCCTCACGGAACAAGCGCAATAAAGAAGTACGGAGCCAGCTATGTGCAGGAGCTGACCCAAGAGAGGTGTAGACTGGCAAAAAACAGGGTTCTAAAGGATCCCAGAATGCTTTTCGTCAGAAACGTCGACATCGAGATCACTCCCGATGCGCTGGACAACTTTTTTCACTACATCTACGGGCCGCTCACGAGTAAAACGAGGTTATTTATGGATGAAATCACAG GCAGACACAAGGGCTTCGGATATGTGACCTTTTCCACGCCAAACATCGCAACCAGGGCTCTTTTAACACTGAACGGGACTCGACTCGGGGACAAACAAGTATTCTTTTCAGACGTTCTCTTTGAATTAGCAAAAAGGAAGCCGGGAACTgagaagaaaataaagcGCTCAAAGAGACGTAAGGGGATAGACCACTACAGAACGCCCTTCATACCACTAAAGTaa
- a CDS encoding DNA mismatch repair protein Msh2, with product MYLSASETSEHPKAHEEAKDVKTEGNRGSDYDLKILSVVVLSSSPIVKQVGIFLFNISEFTLKACEIADNEYFTNLESLILQVSEINPSNCVLGINKDSLDYKRLNHVFTVCNLPCSYKFQTVKDITSVDGKLHFKVTNSLEFLLSKDDELKNHTKEVSMRLAMKAFCLVTDYVKYQERGFKARFTLSTYTMDSYLCMDRAAFGSLSILPLNTANQKVSVYDLLNKCRTSIGSQLLKMWISQPLVDPEQIRKRHDCVEVFRSMYRTIQAECLRKVQNMDLILLKFKNFEMGIDARNSKQPTFEDLVTLYDCIISVNRLNQFTLKKYTGAHADTIKQTFIEPLSKISSKFESYLRLVERTIDLKEAENRNYLFNRNFDENLKELSAKLDKIRSEMEAQRQAIQDELPYSSMKKGNLVKLVECNTMVFLLRVPKKEQNNVQRCNLPGITIEKVRLNKNEFLFTTQKLRKQCTQYKNTMAEYEECQKLMVNRTFKVACTYWALLERFIKVVATLDVLTAFAEVSTIFNYVRPEIDESGENVHLVEARHPLVEYVLADHSFIPNDLHMNRHTSRVHITTGPNMGGKSTYIKQVGIIAVMNQIGSFVPCKAAKLPIFRHVLCRIGASDIQLRGVSTFLAEMVESSAILRMANEHSLVIIDELGRGTSTHDGFGLSWAILVDLIERAKCFCLCATHFHEMGALAQEHAGVVNKHLTAQFFGDTNTMTFLYKVKDGVCKKSFGINVALIANFPKDVVESARKRLDELERKYQPSRAEAVKQLLRCSTFGEFKENLHTLELKT from the exons CGCGGACAACGAGTACTTCACGAATCTGGAATCGCTAATTCTCCAAGTAAGTGAA ATCAATCCTTCCAACTGCGTGCTGGGAATAAACAAGGACTCGCTCGACTATAAGCGCCTGAACCACGTGTTCACGGTCTGCAATCTGCCTTGCAGCTACAAGTTCCAGACCGTAAAGGACATCACGAGCGTGGACGGCAAGTTGC ACTTCAAGGTCACGAACTCGCTTGAGTTCTTGCTTTCCAAGGATgacgagctgaagaaccACACCAAGGAGGTATCGATGAGGCTGGCTATGAAGGCCTTCTGCCTTGTGACTGACTACGTGAAGTACCAGGAGCGCGGCTTCAAGGCCCGCTTCACGCTCTCGACGTACACCATGGACAGCTACCTGTGCATGGACAGGGCTGCCTTCGGGTCGTTATCGATTCTGCCCCTCAACAcag CGAACCAAAAGGTGAGTGTCtacgacctgctgaacaagTGCCGAACCTCGATAGGGTCTCAGCTGCTGAAAATGTGGATCTCGCAGCCGCTGGTGGACCCAGAACAGATCAGAAAGAGGCACGACTGCGTGGAGGTCTTCAGGTCCATGTACAGGACCATACAGGCGGAGTGCCTGAGGAAGGTGCAGAACATGGATCTAATTCTGCTCAAGTTTAAGAACTTCGAGATGGGAATCGACGCTAGGAACTCGAAGCAGCCGACATTCGAAGATCTCGTGACACTCTACGACTGCATCATCTCCGTGAACAGGTTAAACCAGTTCACACTTAAAAAGTACACGGGAGCACACGCAGATACGATAAAGCAGACCTTCATAGAGCCTCTATCGAAGATATCCTCTAAATTTGAAAGTTACCTGAGGCTCGTGGAGAGAACAATAGACCTGAAGGAGGCTGAAAACAGGAACTACCTCTTCAACAGGAATTTTGACgaaaacctgaaggagctgtcGGCGAAGCTGGATAAAATCAGGTCGGAAATGGAGGCGCAGAGGCAGGCGATACAAGACGAGCTGCCGTACAGCTCAATGAAGAAGGGCAACCTGGTCAAGCTAGTGGAGTGTAACACCATGGTGTTCCTGCTCAGAGTCccgaagaaggagcagaacAACGTGCAGAGGTGCAACCTGCCAGGAATAACGATCGAGAAGGTGAGGCTGAACAAGAACGAGTTCCTTTTCACGACGCAAAAGTTGCGGAAGCAGTGCACCCAGTACAAAAACACAATGGCAGAGTACGAGGAGTGCCAGAAGCTAATGGTAAACAGGACCTTCAAGGTGGCCTGCACGTACTGGGCGCTGCTGGAGAGGTTCATAAAGGTCGTGGCGACCCTGGACGTGCTGACCGCCTTCGCGGAGGTCTCAACCATATTCAACTACGTGCGGCCGGAGATCGACGAAAGCGGGGAGAACGTGCACCTGGTGGAGGCGAGGCACCCCCTGGTCGAGTACGTCCTGGCGGACCACTCGTTTATTCCGAACGACCTTCACATGAACAGGCACACCTCACGGGTGCACATAACAACGGGCCCGAACATGGGCGGGAAGTCGACGTACATAAAGCAG GTCGGAATCATAGCGGTGATGAACCAGATCGGCTCGTTCGTCCCTTGCAAGGCGGCGAAGCTCCCAATATTTAGACACGTGCTGTGCAGAATAGGGGCCTCGGACATTCAGCTAag gGGAGTCTCTACGTTTCTGGCGGAAATGGTCGAGTCGTCAGCAATACTGAGAATGGCAAACGAGCATTCGCTGGTGATCATAGACGAACTGGGGAGAGGAACCTCAACGCACGAC GGTTTCGGACTCTCGTGGGCAATACTGGTTGACCTCATCGAGAGGGCAAAGTGCTTCTGCCTGTGCGCTACCCACTTCCACGAAATGGGAGCTCTCGCCCAAG AGCATGCCGGAGTCGTCAACAAACACCTCACTGCGCAGTTCTTTGGCGACACGAACACGATGACGTTCCTGTACAAGGTCAAGGACGGCGTTTGCAAGAAGTCGTTCGGCATAAACGTCGCACTGATAGCAAACTTCCCGAAAGAT GTTGTGGAGAGTGCGCGGAAGAGGCTGGATGAGCTGGAGCGCAAATACCAGCCGAGCAGGGCAGAGGCGGTGAAGCAGCTTCTGAGGTGCTCAACCTTCGGAGAATTCAAGGAAAACTTACACACTCTAGAGTTGAAAAcgtaa
- a CDS encoding uncharacterized protein (ribosomal protein L29 family protein): MNNFVTLFYKHIVLLSFVLYFLIETNCFLIGFHSFSARINNLKDNFSYSTSTNKLTHRNPFTLHSRTSIETVIHTDDYKNYDPNCIKYRKAKYWRQKSDEELQEEIRKIRKVLVKIEECIKIKDPSLLPDSKRNAKRTQAQLLFLLHERHLNSLRNSSKTGNKQNSQNHIK; encoded by the exons atgaataattttgttactctattttacaaacatATTGTGTTATTAAGctttgtactatattttttgattgAAACGAACTGTTTTTTAATAGGATTCCACAGCTTCTCAGCACGAattaacaatttaaaagatAATTTTAGTTATTCAACATctactaataaattaacacataGGAATCCTTTCACATTACACAGTCGCACATCAATTGAGACCGTGATACACACCGATGATTATAAAAACTATGACCctaattgtataaaatatcgcaaaGCAAAATATTGGAGGCAAAAATCCGATGAAGAGTTACAGGAA GAAATTCGGAAAATTAGAAAGGTATTAGtgaaaatagaagaatgtattaaaatcaaagaTCCTTCCCTGCTTCCGGATTCGAAAAGAAACGCAAAAAGAACCCAAGCCCAGTTACTATTTCTACTCCACGAACGTCACTTAAATTCACTGAGAAATTCATCAAAAACTGGAAATAAGCAAAATTCACaaaatcatattaaataa
- a CDS encoding tRNA delta (2)-isopentenylpyrophosphate transferase, which yields MFRDIYYGFQEFERATSLKQFIMNEMGWKLRFIPIDEWKYNISDADKKNYLSRFICKYYVDTQFDKNPPWVLGFWETDFVKDSKSMPSIEIKLAPPENPLPQVENEVKLLESNRVELEEGMMSRLEQEYNNALMTSRERIKNLINDSLSVFDNKELIVELLSKYAHKSKNKNHVNTKLVLHFLKTAFRFQLNNVSFLQMDEAYVPSSVRVMVMCMINIHFQMSEVEPPDPAIKEKMEQIEQARNDEEIHAFYQEAQEFEQLTQVTLIGMLVSQLIISRIAKDAATSTKPKVKQAYHESLHNNQQNYVNPVSFIQTQAMDLSQIRQLNVKIGQSEVPYPTVDDFVMNMEKKRDVAEKSVIPFKIHTCVGQKQDIKHVFKPYEVGSLRRPTRSNLTRKIIHILKKRLQCELTWKIMFICLFYTCLVLTHHVCGFLIAGNTHCDKRLFSLSKSNMTSNSVNNDKKIVIIIGPTASGKTKFSVDLCKKLRECNINPEIINADSMQVYKGFAIGTAKPSDDEVKSVPHHLVGFIEPTEDYNASLFVKDCSRVIDDLLSQDKLPVIVGGTNLYIEGLLWPSVMDFEQNDDNDSLEDEFAEYDSDTLHDMLMEIDPDRAQGLHKNDRKRIIRSLDVYHYHGITHTELMRIRKRERETTGIRYDVMLFLLKSDPEIHRQRIRDRVKSMLQGGILDECKQLMSLKAYKELMPLLTESGEFNSNPDEALLEKCAVVLENKTWQYSQRQRTWINNRLMKYDLKSSVVDTNGMNYSLKNVQISNFGTTSLRKRPELY from the exons atgttTAGGGATATATACTATGGATTTCAAGAATTCGAACGTGCTACTTCATT AAAACAGTTTATAATGAATGAAATGGGATGGAAACTACGATTTATTCCGATTGATGAATGGAAATATAACATATCAG ATGcggataaaaaaaattatttgagcagatttatatgtaaatacTACGTGGATACCCAGTTCGATAAGAATCCGCCTTGG GTATTGGGGTTTTGGGAAACTGATTTTGTTAAGGACTCGAAGAGTATGCCGTCAATAGAAATTAAATTGGCGCCCCCTGAGAAC CCACTGCCGCAAGTTGAGAATGAAGTGAAACTGCTTGAATCGAATCGCGTAGAACTTGAAGAG GGCATGATGTCGAGACTCGAACAGGAGTACAACAATGCGCTCATGACTTCCAGAGAAAGGATTAAAAATCTCATAAATGAC AGTTTGTCGGTCTTTGACAATAAGGAATTGATTGTTGAACTGCTATCGAAGTATGCACACAAgtctaaaaataagaatcaTGTGAATACGAAGTTGGTTTTACATTTCCTAAAGACGGCCTTTAGATTTCAATTGAACAATGTATCATTTCTCCAGATGGACGAGGCTTACGTCCCCAGTTCAGTTAGGGTTATGGTAATGTGTATGATTAATATCCACTTTCAGATGAGCGAGGTTGAACCTCCCGACCCTGCCataaaggaaaaaatg GAACAAATAGAACAGGCGAGAAATGATGAGGAGATACAC GCATTCTATCAAGAAGCTCAAGAATTTGAGCAACTGACTCAAGTCACACTGATTGGTATGTTAGTCTctcaattaattataagTAGAATTGCAAAAGATGCTGCAACTTCAACTAAACCC AAAGTAAAACAGGCCTATCACGAAAGTTTACACAATAATCAGCAGAATTATGTGAATCCAGTTTCATTCATTCAAACTCAAGCCATGGATTTGTCGCAAATCAGAcaattaaatgtaaaaataggaCAGTCCGAAGTACC GTATCCTACTGTTGACGACTTTGTAATGAACatggagaagaagagggaCGTTGCGGAGAAATCTGTAATTCCCTTTAAAATTCATACGTGTGTAGGCCAGAAACAGGATATTAAACATGTATTTAAACCTTATGAAG TGGGATCGTTGAGGAGGCCAACAAGGAGCAATTTAAcaagaaaaataatacacatactgAAAAAAAGACTCCAATGTGAATTAACATGGAAAATAATGTtcatttgtttgttttatacTTGCTTGGTACTCACTCATCACGTTTGTGGATTCCTCATCGCAGGCAATACACATTGCGACAAGCGTCTGTTTTCCTTGAGTAAAAGTAACATGACTTCCAACTCTGTTAATAACGATAAAAAAATCGTTATTATAATTGGCCCAACTGCAAGCGGTAAGACGAAATTCAGCGTCgatttgtgtaaaaaattaagggagtgtaatataaatcCTGAGATTATAAATGCAGATTCTATGCAG GTTTACAAGGGCTTTGCTATTGGCACAGCCAAGCCCTCTGATGACGAGGTCAAATCGGTCCCTCATCACTTGGTAGGTTTTATAGAGCCTACCGAGGATTACAACGCCTCATTGTTCGTAAAGGATTGCTCTAGAGTG ATTGACGATCTCCTCTCCCAGGATAAGCTGCCCGTGATCGTCGGCGGCACCAACTTGTACATTGAGGGGCTGTTGTGGCCCTCAGTCATGGATTTTGAACAAAATGACG ACAACGACTCGCTCGAAGACGAGTTTGCGGAGTACGATTCTGACACTCTCCACGATATGTTGATGGAGATCGACCCTGATAGAGCACAGGGCCTCCATAAAAACGATCGCAAGCGTATTATACGCAGTCTTGACGTGTATCACTACCACGGCATAACGCACACTGAGTTGATGAGAATTCGCAAGAGGGAAAGGGAAACAACTGGAATCAG ATACGATGTTATGCTCTTTTTGCTTAAATCAGACCCCGAAATACATAGACAACGAATAAGGGATCGGGTTAAGTCGATGTTGCAG GGCGGGATTCTGGACGAGTGCAAACAGTTGATGTCGCTGAAAG CGTACAAGGAGCTGATGCCGCTCCTCACGGAGTCTGGCGAATTCAACTCTAATCCAGATGAGGCTCTCCTGGAAAAGTGCGCTGTTGTCCTCGAAAATAAGACTTGGCAGTACTCTCAGAGGCAGAGGACCTGGATAAATAACAGGCTGATGAAATACGATCTCAAGTCGAGCGTCGTGGACACCAACGGTATGAACTATTCTCTCAAAAACGTTCAGATCTCAAACTTTGGGACGACATCGTTGAGGAAAAGACCCGAGTTGTACTGA
- a CDS encoding Conserved hypothetical protein (0): protein MISRLNLGIKNLSQLTHIFDHINYLNNKHISKLLDFFVLRRIDGRFCNNIIHYLSFNVQNLGLSEINSLVKNVLFTKYTLNSTILNNILFSLVEKYKLSRILSLNTFYHLLLFDSCCYISSDKCMEFLDNFRLSCDSIEQLNLLYVFNGIQFFRPDISSLYTPQLTNYVKYLKLLSPKILLRSGLYGETDDVSEVKRIMDKLNVEYVSGITGIKDGQIKYN, encoded by the coding sequence atgatTAGTAGGCTTAATTTAGGTATTAAAAATCTTAGTCAATTAACACATATCTTTGATCACATAAATTACTTAAATAACAAACACATTTCAAAACTTTTGgatttttttgtattaagAAGGATTGATGGTCGtttttgtaataatataatccattatttaagttttaatgtacaaaatcTTGGACTAAgtgaaataaatagtttagTAAAGAATGTCTTATTCACAAAGTATACACTCAACTCAACTATTCTGaacaatattttgtttagtTTGGTAGAGAAATACAAGTTGAGTCGAATTTTATCTCTTAATACATTTTACCATTTACTTCTGTTTGATTCATGCTGTTATATTTCATCAGATAAATGTATGGAGTTTCTCGATAATTTTAGGCTATCCTGTGATTCTATTgaacaattaaatttattatacgTGTTTAACGGAATACAGTTTTTTCGTCCAGATATTAGCTCACTTTACACACCTCAGCTGACAAActatgtaaaatatctgAAACTGCTTTCGCcaaaaatattactaaGAAGTGGACTGTATGGCGAAACCGATGATGTTAGTGAAGTTAAGAGAATTATGGATAAATTGAATGTGGAATATGTGTCCGGTATAACAGGTATAAAAGATGGCCAAATCAAGTATAATTAG